Proteins encoded together in one Apis cerana isolate GH-2021 linkage group LG4, AcerK_1.0, whole genome shotgun sequence window:
- the LOC107999088 gene encoding uncharacterized protein LOC107999088 isoform X1, which produces MSFRLLLTIVLAVTHTYTHTYTHTYIHTYTHTHTHTFEYILYVMARITVRVRKRENVVFSDDFYPDNYYQLTSDVDSKRMWLSEENSRSVISFDEDYLEETPRKRVRIRIPILKKNGRHKLTVVRRRPITSKVEESPLTVTSHIPRRIVVTRVRTLGLANSIYSDLETDSFKPEIGKHKVTITRRRKIGSTTIMPTEKRTRITRRKLIAVRPIQPTPSFAIITTGFFTAPSSEYDEEYSEEDNDDEMENKEDITSTVTPELKELPNIIDSKPGEIEIESKTEEIEPKVVEESIMGSPIIITDNFFFPPSDDEDEDEYEEEYMDMTTEEENVNEEIPTMTKSTKDEDGNVSNRENTLTTFVTSNLSKKKEIALEKFEETSHNVANHEIRTISVNSKQEEKSEEVSTVKSTKDEEIITTTQESFEETLEENVPTTIYPEIKEDNKKEDEKEKDHTTTVQMIETTVPVEETTVITVPEEKTETIITFDRETTTIIEEEEKVNNTEHLISSTETSFQDSSSENKESQEKDIEFQVTTIAIDFEDTSSKNREDFLEKHLEFNTTLIETDPEKKSLSKNTEDSLKKDIESHVTVTQIESKNSSQIENYQKKDIETQITKVQIESETLKKPTEYLNKEIQSHSIDNHSTIINSTLTSKSETERSFPDTIDFILKQIPETTTKFEEKEDNLTVQPIEPIMEFTSSSTFFVDVSPSFASVLPLETSQLHDSNTLSYLDDSEIPSVIPLGVEYISGLKNTSVIFEATPSIESIVTTSISSPTPEEIEAGLADDLYLSLSRPDFLEILPSKPMHVKHETRSETSDLEPSTSIYYTETVVTSTRLRTYTYVVTQLNGLETKVTSSTTVRPRVTTLTLTVPVTVTVTPTVESSAYSVSSVYNPAPAAGEQEGKDEEGRRFNLATRIMSNGVEVIVAGPTPALRWENSIPQPTLTLSDAVVMMLPQDKPNEFVTKTCTTTFTYLTTITKDGTTIVSTEQQVIANTATEERHRKPGSETAAVTLEASPTLRTEVFKTTYTYLTLNTDHSDINDALESSTKVIANTVTAPQHYLDMILEPSEAPRPETNTYLSTRLLEKTFMEDGRTKIETTSDTITQLIVTESAPPPRPTSVTTTLTALDSTEENMTDVMKTYYITYTYYNTFLEKGSTVVRTNVATSTDVVLEKVPVKKTTKTTMVNPTPEPIQIFATKTYLTTFTYFTTLLQAGPDGETSTTVSSRSHIVENVVTESIAPSLLDAGYMNALLTTAHHSDPVKNVVTGSTIIFFDEEDQIDPTTSTNFPEVTSSVEVQKDEMISSSFVSEPSSVVNESNLKPIEQINQESNVTVSAESGQNKKPINQNTNDLQVSNLLSLGSLGINSLSALGPVITAMAGLLQGKTTATRRNDSIPQMETQEVTTQRSPIYIPVAEFADGDIEAAESQNIGTHLANLNHNYIAETRHKVASSLADGIPISPGEVITANSDVIIGKPGKMAPRPPQTFLKDEENIGMKPPPLPVPNIPVHPVLEVLENDQNDAQPQQNLQSHKGPQIKIYPAHQIYEEHLKIPISMPINTNPTLKQPQKLLPVQPTPPKKIGSKQDMLDNDPLLKPPDRPNVEQYANPNMNLKEPEWNPDKTRRPWSAKDPLKLPPSHPQFDQKIDLGKPSIDKLWPTVPSEEQKRPPWAQKDPLLPETPIIIQTSESKPTPAEPIVHQVPHVIDRSTGQPLLVNIQPSQVANVVIPQGGTQALIFGDTSEPHISGQYFDDPSPYPESEVGLGFLGIQRVEDLSQYNNGKDPADYMVPPSPPFNFKTLSEKHSSNRPATIPLSPAHFDYERPQDKLEISLVRPEKKPSDVHLIKHPDNSGVLGGQGHVHTEILVHHRPEIVNVRPQSIPHPAIHPHIHSNNHLPPRGQYPKIPKPISEPGTPPRRTEMSNPSDNSHRYILLAKPDSGNEIILNSNWKSDKKPPRILMNNRLRPRLPLRSTTIHPPLDRPIYPERPGIRKPVYSGSQRLPTKAQNTNTFVLPHRPITNLQIHHEPHKMTTSMPGELIRDVVTEKQPSFGTRPQTNLQNRPPHFYSEKKPTSIEQMKPQTERTEEYVPTGAVEYHNPLNLKIKQNDKPVISSIQTQNFNQASPNQDIKSESQETWYSGTQTEKTLDSESGASEPVKYHNQVKEIEKYDKTKDDTSLINDHSNDTSSNKNSYVASSNTMIGKVGEIDSQQNQKEKPIWINQGVPFAHKNEGISIQTQYGSNYYNTKPHEMPIVQGKPFGVYTGHEELNYGYKWKETSEYDIVQGVPSMYYGNKVMQINHKHEQTSTPLNHEHDDTIDLKPPAIIPQFVPELDKLNRPYPRPTIINKVETRPVLYSRPEIISQTSEVRPDHVNRPNENKLDISEQQFGNNSLSYSEKLNQSHFQLGGFMDLNWENEMKAGDKRQEILVNRSEIMKNHYRNNSIFHQMENQYSQTSINPVKLEKNHAVIIQQDYSSATKIHPEYPHIVTKPKPQVPSPITISTANNKSNTRPNIKFSLSVEAIGEEMDSKTQTERPPSMLITTNSSDKKKNIEKIDTSYQMNFATQDANKDDSENHESKIRIRPIETSTGDMLTNMEGMNIPSRDMMPPPLRSVIGLNQSNKNEEEDLKPPPIPSRDVVGLSPPPVDITTTNLPMEDKFSFITANESGLKPPPKYIPLKESSVAPLPSISMVPPSPRPSLTRPFIVELLSQDMVPPPPVTQTTRPLEIATVRPAVAVSGSIQIATAVATSHIPVVQDIESKIPIIHGTVDLPVVIDVPEILRPIETRKTEHVSIYTVRPFDTRPVSRISLQSTAMLTTNLIIPTKLRPVQVDHIQPSRSSSTREVEPTRSHNIDIPQNPVKRPEHPVFLESSYDIVLPSSKVEATESLIYVISTSQKKESRPTMTKNEVSKVIVSPVTEIKRKNETVLKELPSMVTRVDSSITKVTNTLLENVDRRNVSMIKMTKSVSNIRKVANETTTTMYMKPKEVTRFQTSTITRTKTAVLGSPPTTRTLLLTHTLTSTTVETVTETLLRPTSVVSTVTSTILQSVVTRIPSSYENIVDNDSIFVVMSDQKPPAPGAEEVNVEAEYGDISRDEQDPAGNEVHRVLAGGILGAPIVSLQPIVNQCTPECKASRAEICTEVGTEMRCICRPGFARMFPDRPCKPTYTYTLRVGLDRIGHEPVIYEANMNNSTSTAFRKLLGPTKDALDRTLMQSDLRDIYRGLKIAGFTSDPTKVEFHVQLSDNANETRLKEVLRKYLIGSNYSLGGTEVFASKNLDIIEAIDFDECIAEDGGPHHDCSPNAACFNLRGSYQCSCKEGWADLSENPAYPGRFCSQAPLGCPNCNNKGHCVTNTNGQEVCECFPWHSGQRCQVNLKVLLIALVTTGAILLGLLAVCVGMACFRQPNRKRKTGDRRAMIPGTGGDTSSEGSVTDLAIPHHVPHILPPPPQMIAPLPPTKRPTRKISTKPRHLPRKTTMIPASVPVNDEQRDRSLTVMIPRAKYRSAPQSPQNYKSGLSTFSTEEHKLLNYLENGTHNTGNRKQSVSSAKDCKEADVQIIRAPAAPTGALVSAGFQVSATVTRQMDTDSTLARSCGETTVETATKVLRTGDLQGDLCSTLARSCDETTIQAPTKLRLDLGEAGSTLARSCGETTIQPPTKVADTRRNSVKDARDNRDTRDSASEGHTMAERDLGSTLRLPAQHPPLYSPDRTSDRESNFDSL; this is translated from the exons ATGTCCTTTCGCCTGTTGCTCACGATTGTTCTAGCTGTAACTCACACATACacgcacacatacacacacacatacatacatacatacacacacacacacacacacacatttgaatatatattgtacgTGATGGCGAGGATCACAGTGCGTGTACGCAAGCGAGAAAACGTCGTCTTTTCAGATGACTTCTATCCTGATAACTACTACCAACTAACGAGCGATGTCGATAGCAAACGCATGTGGTTGTCTGAAGAGAATTCTAGGAGTGTGATTTCATTTGACGAGGACTACCTCGAAGAAACTCCCAGAAAACGCGTAAGAATTCGCATTcctattcttaaaaaaaatggaagacaTAAATTGACAGTTGTCAGACGAAGACCTATTACCTCCAAAGTGGAAGAATCTCCGTTGACCGTGACCAGTCACATTCCGAGAAGAATAGTGGTGACACGAGTGAGGACTTTGGGATTGGCTAATTCTATTTACAGTGATTTGGAGACTGATAGTTTTAAACCGGAAATTGGAAAGCACAAAGTGACCATCACCAGACGTAGGAAAATTGGATCGACTACAATTATGCCTACTGAAAAGAGAACCAGGATTACTAGAAGGAAATTGATTGCTGTTAGACCGATACAACCTACACCTAGTTTCGCAATTATCACGACTGGATTCTTTACTGCCCCATCATCTGAATACGACGAAGAATATTCCGAGgaagataatgatgatgaaatGGAAAACAAAGAGGATATTACTTCCACAGTCACGCCTGAATTGAAGGAACTGCCTAATATCATCGATAGTAAACCGGGCGAGATTGAGATTGAAAGTAAAACAGAAGAAATTGAGCCGAAAGTTGTCGAAGAAAGTATTATGGGTTCACCAATTATTATCActgataatttcttctttccaccATCTGACGATGAAGATGAAGATGAATATGAAGAAGAATATATGGATATGACAACTGAGgaagaaaatgtaaatgaagAAATTCCAACGATGACTAAATCGACAAAAGACGAAGATGGAAATGTTTCGAACAGAGAGAACACGTTAACTACATTTGTGACTTCTAATCTGtccaagaaaaaagaaattgcattggaaaaatttgaagaaacgtCACATAATGTTGCTAATCATGAAATAAGAACAATATCTGTTAATTCGAAACAAGAAGAGAAATCTGAAGAAGTTTCAACTGTAAAATCGacaaaagatgaagaaataataactaCAACGCAAGAAAGTTTTGAAGAAACGCTGGAAGAAAATGTTCCAACGACCATTTATCCTGAGATTAAAGAAGACAATaagaaagaagatgaaaaagaaaaagatcatACAACGACAGTCCAGATGATAGAAACTACAGTACCTGTGGAAGAAACTACAGTAATCACTGTTCCTGAAGAAAAAACAGAGACTATAATAACTTTTGATAGAGAAACTACAACAATTattgaggaagaagaaaaagttaataacACGGAACATCTTATATCATCTACTGAAACTAGTTTTCAAGATTCTTCatcagaaaataaagaatcacaggaaaaagatattgaatttcaagTTACAACTATTGCAATTGATTTTGAAGATACTTCATCTAAAAATCGTGaagattttcttgaaaaacatTTAGAATTCAATACTACATTAATTGAAACTGACCCGGAGAAGAAATCTTTATCTAAAAACACAGAAGATTCTCTCAAAAAAGATATCGAATCTCATGTCACGGTAACTCAAATCGAATCCAAAAATTCTtctcaaattgaaaattaccaGAAAAAGGATATAGAAACTCAAATCACAAAGGTTCAAATAGAAtctgaaactttaaaaaaacctACCGAATATCTCAATAAAGAGATTCAATCTCATTCAATTGATAATCATTctactataataaattctacttTGACTTCTAAATCAGAAACTGAAAGATCTTTTCCAGACACGAtagattttattcttaaacaaATACCAGAAACTACAacgaaatttgaagaaaaagaagataatctGACAGTACAACCCATAGAACCAATTATGGAATTCACTTCGTCTTCAACATTTTTCGTTGATGTATCTCCCAGTTTCGCAAGTGTCCTACCTTTAGAAACATCCCAATTACATGACTCCAACACTCTCAGCTATTTGGATGACTCCGAGATTCCAAGCGTGATCCCCCTTGGTGTCGAGTATATATCTGGCTTAAAGAATACTTCCGTGATATTCGAGGCAACACCTAGCATTGAGAGTATAGTGACGACATCTATCTCATCGCCAACCCCCGAGGAAATCGAGGCAGGATTGGCAGACGACTTATATTTATCCCTGTCGAGGCCAGACTTTCTCGAAATTCTGCCGTCAAAACCGATGCACGTGAAGCACGAGACGAGATCCGAAACCTCAGATTTAGAACCGAGTACAAGCATTTACTATACCGAGACAGTGGTTACATCGACACGACTGAGAACGTATACTTATGTGGTGACGCAACTAAACGGACTGGAGACGAAAGTGACATCCTCGACGACTGTCCGACCAAGAGTAACGACTCTTACGTTGACAGTGCCCGTCACGGTGACCGTCACTCCTACCGTGGAGTCGTCAGCGTACTCAGTTTCGTCTGTGTATAACCCGGCACCCGCTGCTG GAGAACAAGAAGGAAAAGACGAAGAAGGTCGAAGGTTTAACTTGGCCACCCGCATCATGTCGAATGGAGTTGAAGTGATTGTGGCAGGACCAACACCGGCTCTACGATGGGAAAACTCGATTCCTCAGCCTACATTGACATTGTCTGACGCGGTCGTCATGATGCTTCCACAAGATAAACCGAATGAATTTGTCACAAAGACATGCACAACTACCTTTACGTATCTTACAACTATTACGAAGGATGGAACAACTATCGTGTCGACGGAGCAACAG GTAATAGCAAACACGGCAACTGAAGAACGTCACAGAAAACCTGGATCAGAAACTGCAGCAGTAACATTGGAAGCATCGCCAACATTACGCACAGAAGTGTTCAAAACCACTTACACCTACTTAACACTAAATACCGATCATTCAGATATAAATGACGCTTTGGAAAGCAGTACTAAAGTAATTGCAAATACGGTTACCGCCCCTCAACATTACCTGGATATGATTCTCGAACCATCAGAAGCTCCACGACCGGAAACAAACACATATCTTAGCACCAGGTTACTGGAAAAAACTTTCATGGAAGATGGACGTACTAAAATAGAAACTACCAGTGATACCATTACTCAG cTTATAGTAACAGAATCTGCACCACCTCCTCGTCCAACTAGTGTCACGACCACGTTAACAGCGTTAGACAGTACGGAGGAAAACATGACAGACGTCATGAAAACTTATTACATTACTTATACTTATTACAATACTTTCCTGGAGAAAGGGAGCACAGTAGTTCGTACGAACGTGGCAACGTCGACTGATGTTGTATTAGAGAAAGTGCCTGTCAAGAAAACCACAAAGACAACTATGGTGAATCCTACTCCGGAACCTATTCAAATCTTTGCCACGAAAACGTATCTAACCACGTTTACCTATTTTACGACGTTGCTTCAG GCGGGACCAGATGGAGAGACTTCCACAACAGTTTCTTCGAGGTCACACATTGTAGAAAACGTAGTAACAGAATCGATAGCACCTAGTTTACTAGATGCTGGTTATATGAACGCTTTATTAACAACTGCACATCATTCTGATCCTGTGAAAAATGTGGTCACTGGTTCGACGATCATTTTCTTCGATGAGGAAGACCAGATCGATCCTACTACCAGCACCAACTTCCCGGAAGTTACCTCTTCGGTGGAAGTACAAAAAGATGAAATGATTTCATCTAGCTTCGTATCTGAACCATCTTCAGTTGTTAACGAATCAAATCTAAAACCTATTGAACAAATTAATCAG gAGAGCAATGTAACAGTTTCTGCAGAATCTGGACAGAACAAAAAACCTATCAATCAAAACACGAATGATCTTCAAGTGAGCAATCTTTTAAGCCTAGGTTCGTTGGGAATTAATAGTTTGTCGGCTTTGGGACCAGTGATTACTGCAATGGCTGGTCTACTTCAGGGTAAAACCACAGCAACACGAAGAAATGATTCGATACCACAGATGGAAACGCAGGAAGTCACCACGCAAAGATCACCTATTTACATACCTGTCGCTGAGTTCGCTGATGGAGACATTGAAGCTGCTGAAAGTCAAAATAtag gtACACATTTGGCAAACCTCAACCACAATTACATCGCAGAGACACGTCATAAAGTTGCGTCTAGCCTGGCAGATGGAATTCCAATTTCTCCAGGCGAGGTAATCACTGCGAATAGCGACGTGATCATCGGTAAACCAGGAAAGATGGCACCAAGACCGCCTCAAACATTCTTAAAGGACGAAGAGAATATAGGAATGAAACCACCACCGTTACCAGTTCCTAACATTCCAGTCCATCCTGTTCTCGAAGTTCTAGAGAATGATCAGAATGATGCTCAGCCTCAACAAAATCTTCAGAGCCATAAAGGTCCACAGATAAAGATATATCCTGCGCATCAGATTTACGAGGAACACTTGAAAATACCTATCTCTATGCCTATCAATACAAATCCTACATTAAAACAACCTCAAAAGTTGCTTCCAGTTCAACCAACTCCCCCAAAGAAAATTGGTTCAAAGCAAGATATGTTAGACAACGATCCTTTATTGAAACCACCCGATAGACCTAACGTGGAACAGTATGCGAATCCGAATATGAATCTAAAAGAACCGGAATGGAATCCTGATAAGACAAGAAGACCTTGGAGTGCTAAGGATCCCCTGAAGCTTCCTCCATCTCATCCTCAGTTTGATCAG aaaatcgaTCTGGGAAAGCCATCGATAGATAAACTTTGGCCAACTGTTCCATCCGAAGAACAAAAGCGACCACCATGGGCCCAGAAAGACCCTTTGCTTCCCGAAACTCCAATTATCATTCAAACTTCGGAATCCAAACCGACACCAGCGGAACCCATAGTTCATCAAGTACCACACGTCATCGACAGATCAACGGGGCAACCTTTATTGGTTAATATCCAACCGAGTCAAGTGGCCAACGTGGTAATTCCTCAAGGTGGCACTCAGGCATTGATATTCGGTGACACGAGCGAACCTCATATCAGTGGACAATATTTTGACGATCCATCACCCTATCCTGAATCAGAAGTTGGTTTAGGTTTCCTTGGAATTCAAAGG GTAGAAGATCTATCCCAATATAACAATGGAAAAGATCCAGCAGATTACATGGTACCCCCATCACCACCATTCAACTTCAAAACGTTATCCGAGAAACATTCTTCCAATCGTCCAGCAACCATCCCTTTATCACCAGCTCATTTCGATTATGAAAGACCGCaagataaattagaaatatctttGGTCAGGCCAGAAAAGAAGCCATCTGACGTGCATTTGATCAAACATCCCGATAACTCAGGTGTCCTTGGCGGCCAAGGTCACGTGCATACAGAGATTTTGGTTCACCACAGACCGGAAATCGTGAACGTTCGACCTCAAAGCATTCCTCATCCTGCTATTCATCCTCACATACATTCCAACAATCATTTACCGCCACGAGGACaatatccaaaaattccaAAGCCTATTTCAGAGCCCGGAACGCCACCTCGAAGAACAGAAATGTCGAATCCATCGGACAATTCGCATCGATACATCTTGTTGGCTAAACCAGACTCAGGAAACGAGATTATCTTGAATTCCAATTGGAAGTCGGATAAGAAACCGCCAAGAATTCTGATGAATAACAGGTTGAGGCCACGATTACCGTTGAGATCGACAACCATTCATCCTCCTCTGGATAGGCCGATTTACCCAGAAAGGCCTGGCATCAGGAAACCAGTTTACAGCGGATCTCAGAGGCTTCCAACGAAAGCGCAGAACACAAACACGTTTGTGCTTCCTCATCGTCCTATCACCAATCTTCAGATTCATCACGAACCACATAAAATGACAACTTCTATGCCTGGAGAATTAATAAGAGATGTGGTAACTGAGAAACAACCTTCATTTGGGACTCGACCTCag aCAAATCTTCAAAATAGGCCACCtcatttttattctgaaaAGAAACCAACGAGCATAGAACAGATGAAGCCGCAAACCGAAAGAACAGAGGAATACGTGCCCACTGGAGCGGTTGAGTATCACAATCCTTTGAATCtcaagataaaacaaaatgataaGCCAGTTATATCAAGCATTCAAACGCAAAATTTCAATCAGGCTTCACCTAATCAGGACATCAAGTCTGAGAGCCAAGAAACCTGGTACAGTGGTACACAGACCGAGAAAACATTGGATTCAGAAAGTGGTGCCTCTGAACCGGTCAAATATCATAATCAggtgaaagaaattgaaaaatacgataaaacgAAAGATGATACGTCTTTGATTAACGATCACAGTAACGATACATCATCAAACAAGAATTCTTATGTAGCCTCTAGTAATACAATGATAGGAAAAGTTGGTGAAATCGATTCTCAGCAAAATCAAAAGGAAAAACCTATTTGGATTAATCAAGGAGTTCCATTTGCGCATAAAAATGAAGGCATATCGATTCAAACACAGTATGGatctaattattacaataccaAACCCCATGAAATGCCAATAGTTCAAGGAAAACCATTTGGTGTGTACACTGGACACGAAGAGTTAAATTATGGTTACAAATGGAAAGAAACATCCGAATACGACATAGTTCAGGGTGTACCATCGATGTATTATGGAAATAAAGTGATGCAGATCAACCATAAGCATGAACAAACATCTACTCCACTTAATCATGAACATGACGATACTATAGATCTGAAGCCGCCAGCGATCATTCCGCAATTCGTTCCCGAATTGGACAAACTTAATAGACCATATCCACGACcgactattataaataaagtggAAACCAGACCTGTGTTGTATTCTAGACCAGAGATCATCAGTCAAACTTCAGAAGTTAGGCCAGATCATGTGAATCGGCctaatgaaaataaactaGATATTTCAGAACAACAATTTGGGAACAACAGTTTGAGCtattcagaaaaattaaatcagagCCACTTTCAATTAGGTGGTTTTATGGATCTTAATTGGGAGAATGAAATGAAAGCAGGCGATAAAAGACAAGAAATTCTGGTCAACAGGAGCGAAATTATGAAGAATCATTATAGAAACAACtccatttttcatcaaatggAAAATCAGTATTCTCAGACGAGCATTAACCCTgtcaaattagaaaagaatcaTGCTGTGATAATTCAACAAGATTATAGTTCAGCAACTAAGATTCATCCAGAATATCCTCACATAGTCACCAAACCTAAACCTCAAGTACCTAGCCCAATCACTATTTCAACAGCTAATAACAAATCTAATACTCGACCAAACATTAAATTCTCCCTGTCTGTGGAGGCAATTGGCGAAGAGATGGATAGTAAGACACAAACCGAACGACCACCAAGTATGCTGATCACAACGAATTCGAGtgacaaaaaaaagaacatagaGAAGATAGATACTTCTTATCAGATGAATTTTGCAACTCAAGATGCGAACAAAGATGATTCCGAGAATCACGAGAGCAAGATTCGAATAAGGCCTATTGAAACATCCACTGGGGACATGTTGACTAATATGGAAGGAATGAACATACCTTCTAGAGACATGATGCCCCCACCATTAAGATCTGTAATTGGCCTCaatcaatcaaataaaaacgaaGAGGAAGATTTGAAACCACCACCCATACCTTCAAGAGATGTTGTTGGTTTGTCGCCTCCACCAGTAGATATTACCACAACAAATCTCCCTATGGAAGATAAGTTCTCATTCATTACTGCTAATGAATCTGGTTTGAAGCCTCCTCCTAAGTATATTCCTCTGAAGGAATCTTCTGTTGCGCCTTTGCCCAGTATCAGTATGGTTCCTCCTAGCCCAAGACCATCTCTTACTAGGCCTTTCATCGTGGAATTATTGTCTcag GACATGGTACCTCCACCACCAGTAACTCAGACAACGAGACCACTTGAAATAGCCACTGTGAGACCAGCGGTAGCAGTATCTGGATCGATTCAAATCGCGACAGCTGTCGCAACATCCCACATACCAGTAGTCCAAGATATCGAATCGAAGATACCTATCATACACGGTACCGTTGATCTTCCAGTAGTCATAGACGTGCCTGAAATACTTAGACCAATCGAAACCAGGAAGACGGAGCACGTTAGCATATACACAGTGCGACCATTCGACACCAGACCTGTATCTag AATATCGCTGCAATCAACAGCAATGCTAACTACGAACTTAATAATCCCAACGAAACTAAGACCAGTCCAAGTGGATCACATTCAACCAAGCAGATCGTCTTCTACTAGGGAAGTAGAACCAACTCGATCTCACAATATCGATATTCCACAAAATCCAGTAAAACGACCAGAGCATCCAGTATTTTTGGAGTCCAGTTACGATATCGTTTTACCATCATCGAAGGTAGAAGCTACGGAGAGTTTGATTTACGTGATAAGCACGAGTCAGAAGAAAGAATCGCGGCCTACTATGACAAAGAACGAAGTTTCGAAAGTGATCGTTTCACCGGTAAcggaaattaaacgaaagaatGAAACAGTTTTAAAGGAATTGCCAAGTATGGTCACCAGGGTTGATAGTTCGATAACGAAGGTGACGAATACGTTGTTGGAGAATGTCGACAGAAGAAATGTATCGATGATTAAGATGACGAAGAGTGTCAGCAATATACGAAAAGTTGCTAATGAGACAACGACGACTATGTACATGAAGCCTAAAGAA GTGACACGATTCCAGACATCAACGATAACGAGAACGAAAACAGCTGTATTGGGTTCACCACCTACAACTCGAACATTACTTCTTACCCACACGTTGACATCAACTACAGTGGAAACAGTGACAGAAACGTTATTACGTCCAACTAGCGTGGTTTCTACGGTTACATCAACGATTTTACAATCGGTGGTGACTAGAATACCATCATCCTACGAAAACATTGTCGACAATGATTCCATCTTCGTAGTGATGAGCGATCAGAAACCACCGGCACCTGGTGCTGAAGAGGTaaat GTGGAAGCTGAATATGGTGATATTTCAAGAGATGAACAAGATCCAGCTGGAAATGAAGTTCATAGAGTTCTAGCTGGTGGAATTCTTGGAGCACCAATAGTATCTCTTCAACCTATTGTCAATCAATGTACTCCTGAATGTAAAGCCTCTAGAGCTGAAATATGTACGGAAGTTGGAACTGAAATGAGATGCATTTGTCGACCAGGTTTTGCAAGAATGTTTCCTGATCGACCTTGTAAAC CTACTTATACCTATACACTACGAGTTGGATTGGATCGAATCGGACACGAACCAGTGATTTACGAAGCTAACATGAACAATTCGACGTCAACAgctttcagaaaattattagGTCCTACTAAAGACGCCTTAGACAGGACTTTAATGCAGAGTGATCTCAGAGACATTTATAGGGGACTGAAGATAGCTGGTTTCACATCTGATCCAACGAAAGTAGAATTCCATGTTCAACTCAGTGATAATGCTAATGAAACAAGACTGAAGGAAGTACTTCGAAAATATCTGATTGGAAGTAACTATAGTTTAGGAGGCACTGAAGTCTTTGCTTCGAAAAACCTTGACAta attgAAGCAATCGATTTTGATGAATGCATAGCAGAAGACGGAGGCCCTCATCACGATTGTTCGCCAAATGCAGCCTGTTTCAATCTACGAGGTTCTTATCAATGTTCTTGCAAAGAGGGTTGGGCAGATTTGTCTGAGAATCCTGCATATCCTGGAAGATTTTGCTCTCAGGCGCCATTAGGTTGTCCTAATTGTAACAACAAAGGGCATTGCGTAACGAATACTAACGGTCAAGAAGTCTGTGAATGCTTCCCTTGGCACAGTGGTCAACGATGTCAGGTTAATCTCAAAG TGTTACTGATAGCTCTGGTTACGACCGGTGCAATATTACTAGGCCTTTTGGCGGTGTGCGTTGGCATGGCGTGTTTCCGTCAACCAAATCGGAAACGAAAAACTGGTGACAGAAGGGCCATGATTCCTGGAACTGGCGGGGATACCAGTAGTGAGGGTAGCGTGACAGATCTAGCAATTCCACATCACGTACCGCACATTCTGCCACCACCCCCACAAATGATTGCACCCTTGCCACCGACCAAAAGACCTACTCGAAAGATCAGCACCAAACCTAGGCATCTGCCAAGAAAGACTACCATGATACCTGCATcag TGCCAGTGAACGACGAACAAAGAGATCGTTCGTTGACAGTGATGATCCCTCGTGCCAAATATCGATCGGCACCCCAATCTCCGCAGAATTACAAGTCCGGGTTGAGCACGTTCTCGACAGAAGAGCACAAGCTGCTCAACTATCTCGAGAACGGCACGCATAACACCGGAAACAGGAAGCAAAGTGTATCCAGCGCAAAGGATTGCAAGGAGGCTGATGTACAGATCATCAGAGCGCCAGCTGCACCAACTGGAGCTCTTGTTAGCGCTGGTTTCCAG GTGTCCGCAACGGTAACTCGTCAAATGGATACCGATTCGACGTTAGCCCGTTCTTGCGGCGAAACTACAGTTGAGACAGCGACGAAAGTATTGCGAACCGGGGATCTCCAAGGTGATTTGTGCTCTACGTTGGCTCGTTCCTGTGACGAGACAACCATTCAAGCACCGACGAAGCTGAGGCTTGATTTAGGCGAAGCTGGTTCGACTCTAGCCAGATCCTGCGGTGAAACGACGATTCAACCGCCAACGAAAGTCGCAGATACTAGAAGAAACAGTGTTAAAGACGCCAGAGACAACAGAGACACAAGAGACAGTGCCAGCGAAGGACACACAATGGCTGAAAGGGATCTGGGAAGCACGCTGAGACTTCCGGCGCAGCATCCGCCTCTTTACAGCCCGGACAGA accAGCGATCGAGAATCAAACTTTGACTCTCTCTAA